The following proteins are co-located in the Rattus norvegicus strain BN/NHsdMcwi chromosome 19, GRCr8, whole genome shotgun sequence genome:
- the LOC134483581 gene encoding uncharacterized protein LOC134483581 isoform X2 has product MFSCLRGHFGRGNIDCGETRVKGSSLSSQSNDGQRQHFWGMCNAGRETSSPGTALSEKQAKKEKERLIKELQLITKERNDLRDRLRFLTERSMKNRNLLSQLLMENTCRKKLVPLKQESKEVHLDCALNQKYLVDFNKKDKDQQRPDPASGLRKCKRAGIGHTPVRELPEE; this is encoded by the exons atgttttcctgtcttagggggcattttgggagggggaacatcgattgtggagagactagagtgaaggggTCTAGCCTTTcctctcaaagtaatgatggacaaagacagcacttctggggaatgtgta atgctgggagagaaacatcatcccctggaactgccctaagcgagaagcaggccaagaaggaaaaggagagactgattaaagagctgcagctcattaccaaggagagaaatgacctgagagatcgcctgaggtttctgacagagagatccatgaaaaATAG aaacctgctcagccagctcctgatggagaacacatgcaggaagaagttggtcccactgaaacaggagagcaaggaggtacatcttgattgtgcactgaaccagaaatatttggttgacttcaacaagaaagataaagaccagcaacgtccagacccagcatctg gtctcagaaagtgcaagagagctggaattggacacaccccagtaagagagcttcctgaagaataa
- the LOC134483581 gene encoding disks large homolog 5-like isoform X1, translating into MFSCLRGHFGRGNIDCGETRVKGSSLSSQSNDGQRQHFWGMCNAGRETSSPGTALSEKQAKKEKERLIKELQLITKERNDLRDRLRFLTERSMKNRPYFRPNTYHEDLERMEEEVMSSLHNLEMENTEIHENSHKLKKEMTFSRNLLSQLLMENTCRKKLVPLKQESKEVHLDCALNQKYLVDFNKKDKDQQRPDPASGLRKCKRAGIGHTPVRELPEE; encoded by the exons atgttttcctgtcttagggggcattttgggagggggaacatcgattgtggagagactagagtgaaggggTCTAGCCTTTcctctcaaagtaatgatggacaaagacagcacttctggggaatgtgta atgctgggagagaaacatcatcccctggaactgccctaagcgagaagcaggccaagaaggaaaaggagagactgattaaagagctgcagctcattaccaaggagagaaatgacctgagagatcgcctgaggtttctgacagagagatccatgaaaaATAG gccctacttcaggccaaatacATAtcatgaagacctggagagaatggaggaggaggtCATGTCAagtctgcacaacttagagatggagaacactgagatccatgagaacagccataagctgaagaaggagatgaccttctctag aaacctgctcagccagctcctgatggagaacacatgcaggaagaagttggtcccactgaaacaggagagcaaggaggtacatcttgattgtgcactgaaccagaaatatttggttgacttcaacaagaaagataaagaccagcaacgtccagacccagcatctg gtctcagaaagtgcaagagagctggaattggacacaccccagtaagagagcttcctgaagaataa
- the LOC134483581 gene encoding uncharacterized protein LOC134483581 isoform X3 — protein sequence MKNRPYFRPNTYHEDLERMEEEVMSSLHNLEMENTEIHENSHKLKKEMTFSRNLLSQLLMENTCRKKLVPLKQESKEVHLDCALNQKYLVDFNKKDKDQQRPDPASGLRKCKRAGIGHTPVRELPEE from the exons atgaaaaATAG gccctacttcaggccaaatacATAtcatgaagacctggagagaatggaggaggaggtCATGTCAagtctgcacaacttagagatggagaacactgagatccatgagaacagccataagctgaagaaggagatgaccttctctag aaacctgctcagccagctcctgatggagaacacatgcaggaagaagttggtcccactgaaacaggagagcaaggaggtacatcttgattgtgcactgaaccagaaatatttggttgacttcaacaagaaagataaagaccagcaacgtccagacccagcatctg gtctcagaaagtgcaagagagctggaattggacacaccccagtaagagagcttcctgaagaataa
- the LOC134483577 gene encoding LOW QUALITY PROTEIN: DNA-directed RNA polymerase II subunit GRINL1A-like (The sequence of the model RefSeq protein was modified relative to this genomic sequence to represent the inferred CDS: substituted 1 base at 1 genomic stop codon), which produces MCSLPRGFEPPVPEDMGRQSLVELRERLRRQERLLRKEKFICKLPNKGKKMSDTTAKLKAAISESEEVRGRTELLHPVSVDCKLRHKANTRVDTDIDKAQNSDLMLDTSSLVPECSSVDIESSKTTSETQGPTQLTHKGNEETLETGCTVNTSLSVLITAQAPPSEVNEHLPQHSSQAEEISSSVDSLFITKLQKITTADQTEPSEENTSTENFPELQSXTPKKPHYMTVLEMRARNPVPPPHTFKTNVLPTQQSDSPSHCQRAQSPASSEEQLCRARQHLDDVTAARLLLLHPQPAQLLSIEESLALQKEQKQNYEEMRAKLAAQKLAERLNITMQSYNPEGESSGKYREVRDEDDAQSSDEC; this is translated from the coding sequence atgtgctccctgccccgtggcttcgagcccccagttcctgaggacATGGGGCGGCAGAGTTTGGTGGAGCTGCGGGAGAGATTGAGGCGCCAGGAGAGACTTTTgcgcaaagaaaaattcatttgcaaattgcccaacaaaggtaaaaagatgtcagacaccactgccaaactgaaagctgccatttcagaaagtgaagaggtcagagggagaactgaactacttcatcctgttagtgttgactgtaagctaaggcataaagcaaacacaagagttgataccgacatagacaaggcccagaattctgacctgatgcttgatacttcatcattagttcctgaatgttcgtcagtagacattgaatcatctaaaacaacctcagaaactcagggacctacacagctcactcacaaaggcaatgaagagactttggagactggctgcACAGTGAATACCAGCCTGTCTGTCCTcatcacagcccaggctccccCATCTGAAGTTAATGAACATCTCCCCCAGCATTCAAGTCAAGCGGAAGAGATTTCCAGCAGCGTCGAcagtctgtttatcactaaattgcaaaagatcacaactgcagaccagactgaaccctcagaagaaaacaccagcactgagaactttccagaactgcagagttagactcctaagaagcctcattacatgacagtgctagaaatgcgagctagaaacccagtgccccctcctcatacgtttaagaccaatgtgttacccacacaacagagtgactcaccaagtcattgtcagagggctcagtctcctgcttcctcagaagagcagctatgcagggctaggcagcatcttgatgatgtcacagcagctcGCCTTCTTTTGCTCCACCCCCAgcctgcacagctgctctccatagaagagtcgctggctctgcagaaagagcagaagcagaattatgaggagatgcgggcaaagctcgcagcacagaaactagccgagagactgaatattacaatgcagagctacaatccagaaggggagtcttcagggaaataccgagaagtgagggatgaagatgatgcccagtcCTCAGATGAATGCTGA